In Nicotiana tabacum cultivar K326 chromosome 2, ASM71507v2, whole genome shotgun sequence, the following proteins share a genomic window:
- the LOC107812336 gene encoding S-locus-specific glycoprotein S13-like isoform X2, whose protein sequence is MELDTVLARVLVFSCSCLTILASEDSIKVGKSITDNQKMVSTGGTFALGFFTPVNSTFSYFGIWYNTIPEQTVIWVANRESPISRESGAVFTIGDDGNLVLFDENGKFIWSSNVSATTGLASNSAVGALLDNGNLVLMHGESHILWQSFEHPTDTFMSEMKLGYNRTTSQRTLVNSWTSSEDPRPGNFSFGVDPQGRPQFYIWKQNSIYYRFDDSNEYSGGNFLEIAWYVSVVSGNDGVFITYGYTKSPITIIIVLNPSGYLQVLAWIQYANKWKVEFQAPQVPCELYAQCGPFGSCGIGSNGLCRCLTGFEPRFSTDWAKGKSNGGCARKLALGCDGGDGFLKHENMKLPDHAISFANMSIKECETQCIRNCSCSAYAYSNSTCLIWFGDLLDLAHNYTAGRALYVRVRGSEPDAVTHRVSGNSARRHIIFIASIVSTISAILVLISIFAFVFKRKHLRRQANKRGYRQFPRRKQTWRRWLWPCV, encoded by the exons ATGGAGTTAGATACTGTCCTAGCTCGTGTACTAGTATTCTCATGTTCTTGCTTAACCATTCTTGCAAGTGAAGACAGTATCAAGGTGGGCAAATCAATTACTGATAATCAGAAAATGGTTTCAACAGGTGGAACTTTTGCTTTAGGTTTTTTCACTCCAGTCAATTCTACATTTAGCTATTTTGGCATATGGTATAATACCATTCCTGAACAAACTGTCATTTGGGTTGCTAATAGAGAATCTCCAATCTCTCGGGAGTCTGGTGCAGTTtttactattggtgatgatggaaaTTTAGTGCTTTTTGATGAAAATGGTAAATTTATTTGGTCTTCAAATGTTTCGGCGACAACAGGTTTGGCTTCAAATTCTGCTGTGGGAGCACTGTTAGATAATGGAAATCTTGTTCTCATGCATGGTGAGTCCCATATATTGTGGCAGAGCTTTGAACATCCTACGGATACATTTATGTCTGAGATGAAACTCGGTTATAATAGAACGACTAGCCAACGAACTCTGGTCAATTCGTGGACAAGTAGTGAAGATCCTCGGCCTGGAAATTTCTCTTTTGGAGTAGATCCTCAAGGACGACCACAGTTTTACATTTGGAAGCAGAACAGTATTTATTATAGGTTTGACGATAGTAATGAATACTCTGGAGGGAATTTCCTAGAAATTGCATGGTATGTTTCTGTTGTTTCTGGAAATGATGGAGTATTTATTACTTATGGTTACACCAAAAGCCCGATAACAATAATCATCGTTTTGAATCCTAGTGGATACCTTCAGGTGCTGGCATGGATTCAGTATGCTAATAAGTGGAAAGTTGAATTTCAGGCACCACAAGTTCCTTGTGAACTTTATGCGCAGTGTGGTCCATTTGGAAGCTGTGGGATCGGATCAAATGGATTATGCAGATGTTTAACTGGATTTGAACCAAGATTTTCGACAGATTGGGCAAAGGGGAAGTCCAATGGAGGTTGTGCTAGAAAATTAGCATTGGGGTGTGATGGCGGAGATGGGTTTTTGAAGCACGAGAATATGAAGTTGCCCGATCATGCTATCTCCTTCGCGAATATGAGCATTAAGGAGTGTGAAACTCAGTGCATTAGAAACTGTTCCTGCTCAGCTTATGCTTATTCAAATAGCACCTGtttaatttggtttggagatTTACTAGACCTTGCACATAACTACACTGCTGGCAGAGCTCTCTATGTTCGAGTTCGTGGCTCTGAGCCAG ATGCAGTTACTCATCGTGTATCTGGGAATTCAGCTCGGAGACACATAATTTTTATCGCAAGTATTGTTTCTACAATATCTGCTATCTTGGTTCTTATTAGTATTTTTGCTTTTGTCTTCAAAAGAAAGCACTTGAGAAGACAAG CAAACAAGAGAGGCTACAGACAATTTCCACGAAGAAAACAAACTTGGAGAAGGTGGCTTTGGCCCTGTGTTTAA
- the LOC107812336 gene encoding S-locus-specific glycoprotein S13-like isoform X1, translated as MELDTVLARVLVFSCSCLTILASEDSIKVGKSITDNQKMVSTGGTFALGFFTPVNSTFSYFGIWYNTIPEQTVIWVANRESPISRESGAVFTIGDDGNLVLFDENGKFIWSSNVSATTGLASNSAVGALLDNGNLVLMHGESHILWQSFEHPTDTFMSEMKLGYNRTTSQRTLVNSWTSSEDPRPGNFSFGVDPQGRPQFYIWKQNSIYYRFDDSNEYSGGNFLEIAWYVSVVSGNDGVFITYGYTKSPITIIIVLNPSGYLQVLAWIQYANKWKVEFQAPQVPCELYAQCGPFGSCGIGSNGLCRCLTGFEPRFSTDWAKGKSNGGCARKLALGCDGGDGFLKHENMKLPDHAISFANMSIKECETQCIRNCSCSAYAYSNSTCLIWFGDLLDLAHNYTAGRALYVRVRGSEPDAVTHRVSGNSARRHIIFIASIVSTISAILVLISIFAFVFKRKHLRRQANKRGYRQFPRRKQTWRRILWSNLET; from the exons ATGGAGTTAGATACTGTCCTAGCTCGTGTACTAGTATTCTCATGTTCTTGCTTAACCATTCTTGCAAGTGAAGACAGTATCAAGGTGGGCAAATCAATTACTGATAATCAGAAAATGGTTTCAACAGGTGGAACTTTTGCTTTAGGTTTTTTCACTCCAGTCAATTCTACATTTAGCTATTTTGGCATATGGTATAATACCATTCCTGAACAAACTGTCATTTGGGTTGCTAATAGAGAATCTCCAATCTCTCGGGAGTCTGGTGCAGTTtttactattggtgatgatggaaaTTTAGTGCTTTTTGATGAAAATGGTAAATTTATTTGGTCTTCAAATGTTTCGGCGACAACAGGTTTGGCTTCAAATTCTGCTGTGGGAGCACTGTTAGATAATGGAAATCTTGTTCTCATGCATGGTGAGTCCCATATATTGTGGCAGAGCTTTGAACATCCTACGGATACATTTATGTCTGAGATGAAACTCGGTTATAATAGAACGACTAGCCAACGAACTCTGGTCAATTCGTGGACAAGTAGTGAAGATCCTCGGCCTGGAAATTTCTCTTTTGGAGTAGATCCTCAAGGACGACCACAGTTTTACATTTGGAAGCAGAACAGTATTTATTATAGGTTTGACGATAGTAATGAATACTCTGGAGGGAATTTCCTAGAAATTGCATGGTATGTTTCTGTTGTTTCTGGAAATGATGGAGTATTTATTACTTATGGTTACACCAAAAGCCCGATAACAATAATCATCGTTTTGAATCCTAGTGGATACCTTCAGGTGCTGGCATGGATTCAGTATGCTAATAAGTGGAAAGTTGAATTTCAGGCACCACAAGTTCCTTGTGAACTTTATGCGCAGTGTGGTCCATTTGGAAGCTGTGGGATCGGATCAAATGGATTATGCAGATGTTTAACTGGATTTGAACCAAGATTTTCGACAGATTGGGCAAAGGGGAAGTCCAATGGAGGTTGTGCTAGAAAATTAGCATTGGGGTGTGATGGCGGAGATGGGTTTTTGAAGCACGAGAATATGAAGTTGCCCGATCATGCTATCTCCTTCGCGAATATGAGCATTAAGGAGTGTGAAACTCAGTGCATTAGAAACTGTTCCTGCTCAGCTTATGCTTATTCAAATAGCACCTGtttaatttggtttggagatTTACTAGACCTTGCACATAACTACACTGCTGGCAGAGCTCTCTATGTTCGAGTTCGTGGCTCTGAGCCAG ATGCAGTTACTCATCGTGTATCTGGGAATTCAGCTCGGAGACACATAATTTTTATCGCAAGTATTGTTTCTACAATATCTGCTATCTTGGTTCTTATTAGTATTTTTGCTTTTGTCTTCAAAAGAAAGCACTTGAGAAGACAAG CAAACAAGAGAGGCTACAGACAATTTCCACGAAGAAAACAAACTTGGAGAAG GATTCTTTGGTCGAATTTGGAGACGTAG